The following are from one region of the Halodesulfurarchaeum sp. HSR-GB genome:
- a CDS encoding cytochrome ubiquinol oxidase subunit I, which translates to MLDPVILSRLQFAWTTAIHIIFPAISMGLAPFLVYFTWKEIRGAGEPWVSLRRFWVKIFALTFVIGTVTGIVLEFEFGTNFAAYASAVGGIFGGPLATEGLMAFMLESTFLGILLFGRERVSDRLYFLSAFLVALGSWLSAVWILIANSWMHLPRGYEMGMRAGQEVAVIVDPIAAYLNPRFFFMFTHMQASAVLAAALFMAGIAMYKLTTTETRRRFWKTSLKLAIVAMLLTAPFMAIQGDSYGRHVYETQPQKFAAMEAVYETDSNVPEYLFAIPTSLEGFTDPSARDLFAIGIPGGASFLASGGDPGATIQGLDDMESLQGVEGEPPVAVVFWSFRAMVGLGMWFILLSLWAGFRWYQGRLLKDKYLSGALMLSIPLGLLAIEFGWMVTEVGRQPWAIQEVLTVAEGVSQNLTGGEALLTLLGFVGAYTALLAIWAYLVRRLVIRGPKESTEEVVAE; encoded by the coding sequence ATGTTAGACCCCGTAATCCTGAGCCGTCTCCAGTTCGCGTGGACGACGGCCATACACATCATCTTCCCCGCCATCTCGATGGGTTTGGCCCCCTTCCTGGTGTATTTCACCTGGAAAGAGATCCGCGGGGCGGGCGAACCGTGGGTGTCGTTGCGACGGTTCTGGGTGAAGATCTTCGCCCTGACCTTCGTCATCGGCACCGTGACTGGCATCGTTCTCGAATTCGAGTTCGGGACGAACTTTGCGGCCTATGCCTCCGCCGTCGGTGGCATCTTCGGCGGGCCGCTGGCGACCGAGGGTCTGATGGCCTTCATGCTCGAATCGACGTTCCTTGGTATACTGCTCTTTGGCCGTGAACGGGTGAGCGACCGGCTCTACTTCCTTTCCGCGTTCCTGGTTGCGCTTGGCTCCTGGCTCTCTGCAGTCTGGATTCTCATCGCGAACTCCTGGATGCACCTCCCACGTGGCTACGAAATGGGGATGCGTGCCGGCCAGGAGGTGGCGGTGATCGTCGATCCGATCGCGGCCTATCTCAATCCGCGGTTCTTCTTCATGTTCACGCACATGCAGGCCTCGGCCGTGCTGGCCGCAGCGCTCTTCATGGCCGGGATCGCGATGTACAAGCTCACGACGACCGAAACTCGGCGTCGGTTCTGGAAGACGAGTCTGAAACTCGCCATCGTCGCGATGCTCCTGACGGCGCCGTTCATGGCGATTCAGGGCGACTCCTACGGCCGGCACGTCTACGAGACCCAGCCCCAGAAGTTCGCGGCGATGGAGGCGGTCTACGAGACCGACTCGAACGTGCCGGAATACCTCTTTGCGATTCCGACCAGCCTCGAGGGCTTCACTGACCCGAGTGCCCGGGATCTCTTTGCGATCGGAATCCCCGGTGGTGCGTCCTTCCTCGCGAGCGGGGGTGATCCTGGCGCCACCATCCAAGGCTTGGACGACATGGAGAGCCTGCAGGGCGTCGAGGGTGAGCCGCCGGTCGCCGTCGTCTTCTGGTCCTTCCGCGCGATGGTCGGGCTGGGGATGTGGTTCATCCTCCTCTCGCTCTGGGCCGGGTTCCGGTGGTACCAGGGACGGCTTCTCAAAGACAAGTATCTGAGCGGCGCGCTCATGCTGTCCATCCCGCTTGGCCTGTTGGCGATCGAATTCGGGTGGATGGTAACCGAGGTGGGCCGCCAACCCTGGGCTATTCAGGAAGTCCTCACGGTCGCCGAGGGTGTCTCACAGAACTTGACTGGTGGCGAGGCACTCCTGACGCTGCTTGGCTTCGTGGGGGCCTACACGGCCCTCCTGGCCATCTGGGCGTATCTCGTCCGCCGGCTGGTGATCCGTGGGCCGAAAGAATCGACCGAGGAGGTGGTCGCTGAATGA
- a CDS encoding twin-arginine translocase TatA/TatE family subunit, with the protein MTIEVLPAFGLPAGGMELAIILLIAVLLFGANKIPKLARSTGQAMGEFQRGREEIEQELEEIKEGPEESDRAVAESESETESERTEE; encoded by the coding sequence ATGACAATCGAGGTGTTACCCGCATTCGGGCTCCCAGCAGGCGGGATGGAGCTGGCCATCATTCTGTTGATCGCCGTCCTCCTGTTCGGGGCGAACAAGATCCCCAAGCTGGCCCGGTCGACGGGGCAGGCCATGGGTGAATTCCAGCGCGGTCGCGAGGAGATCGAACAGGAACTCGAAGAGATCAAAGAAGGGCCCGAGGAGTCCGACCGCGCCGTCGCGGAGAGCGAGTCCGAGACCGAGTCAGAGCGGACCGAAGAGTAA